CGTTCCCGTTCGCTGGCCTTCATCCTCTTCGGACTGGGCGCGATCTGGTTCCTCTACCGCGTTTGGCACCTGTCGGAGGCCGACTTCGGGCAGTTCCGCAAACAACTCTTTGTGTTCTTCGCGCTGGTCGCGGTCGGCGCCTTCATCTGGGTGCCGGACTTCCTCGCGGTGCGCGGGGTCTGCGTGCTGGTCCTGCTCGGTGCCACCAACCTGTTGGAACCGAGTTACATGAATTGGAACTACGGTGAACTCACCGATGGCGGGCGCATCTATCTCTACAAGGTCGCCGTGTTTGTGGCCGCCGGTCTGGCCGTCTACCTCGGCGCGTCTCCCTTCCGCGCCCGCGATTTTCTCAACTGGCTCTATCGTAAACCTGGCCGCGCCAAATTGGTGGGTGGTCTGATCGCGGCCTACGGCCTCGCCGTCACGACGGTCGCGTTCACTTACTGAGCCCCTTTTCGACTGTCTCCGTTTCATGGCTGCCGACTCCGCCGCTCCTTCTTCGTCGATTGATAACACGCCCGTGTTGCTGGTGCTCGCGGGCCCGGCCGGTTCCGGCAAGACCACGCTTTGTGAACGCATGGTGGCCGAAGTCCCGGGTTTCTCCCGCGTGGTGACCACCACGACCCGCGAGCCGCGCCCTGGTGAGGTGAACGGCGTGCACTATCACTTCTTCACCGCCGAAGAGTTTGACCAGCACCTTGCCGAGAATGCTTTCCTCGAGTGGGCCTGGGTGCACCGCAAGAACCGCTACGGCACCCTCGCGTCCTCCGTGCTCGATCCACTGGCGGCCGGTCACAGCCTCATCATCAATGTCGATGTGCAGGGCGTGGACAACTTCCGGCGCGCCGCTGCGGCCAATCCGCTGCTCGCCCGCCACATGGGCACGGTCTACATCGACGTGCCGATTCCCGAGCTGCGAG
This portion of the Actomonas aquatica genome encodes:
- a CDS encoding guanylate kinase, with the translated sequence MAADSAAPSSSIDNTPVLLVLAGPAGSGKTTLCERMVAEVPGFSRVVTTTTREPRPGEVNGVHYHFFTAEEFDQHLAENAFLEWAWVHRKNRYGTLASSVLDPLAAGHSLIINVDVQGVDNFRRAAAANPLLARHMGTVYIDVPIPELRERLEGRGESTEEIDRRMITAEREQQEREKFDYVITSASKEADFVALQAIWKQLQTRVQEG